A single region of the Deltaproteobacteria bacterium genome encodes:
- the fliE gene encoding flagellar hook-basal body complex protein FliE — protein sequence MDVTRIGTPAAPAPDAAAGSTGGAPGQASFGKVLKDSLAQVNHLQHEADGAIRELASGGTATLHDTMLAIEKAELSFRLMMQVRNKIVEAYQEVLRMQV from the coding sequence ATGGATGTCACGCGCATCGGCACCCCGGCGGCTCCGGCGCCCGACGCCGCCGCCGGCAGCACGGGCGGCGCGCCGGGGCAGGCGTCGTTCGGCAAGGTCCTCAAGGACTCGCTCGCCCAGGTGAACCACCTCCAGCACGAGGCCGACGGCGCCATCCGCGAGCTGGCGAGCGGCGGCACGGCGACGCTCCACGACACGATGCTGGCGATCGAGAAGGCCGAGCTGTCCTTCCGCCTGATGATGCAGGTGCGGAACAAGATCGTCGAGGCGTACCAGGAAGTCCTCCGCATGCAGGTGTAG
- the fliF gene encoding flagellar M-ring protein FliF, which produces MGARLERLWSQLAAFFLAQPPARRVAIGAVGLLSMAAVLGLAWWAQRPLYRPLFTNLSERDASAIVEALKTEKVPFELEDGGRAVLVPAEHQYELRLTLASRGLPEGGGVGFEIFDKQTLGQTDFLQRLNYQRALQGELGRTIGQLGGVEAARVHLALPERSLFVAEDRRPSASVVVKLVQGRTLSAAQIDGIVHLVAASVEGLQPDGVTVVDEGGRILTSDRRGAEAAGTSNVPIEIQQTLERGAEERIESMLGAVVGRDKVVARVAASLDFARVERTEETYDPDRTAIRTQRTTREETIGQKTPGGAPGVQANLTNDPAATTGPDGPKSERRDETQSYEVSKVTSRTIAPVGAVKQLSVAVLIDGTYTEGEGGKRVFTARPSEEIDRLRELVKSAVGISESRGDKIEITSVPFQSEPLPAGEGAFGAVGRWAPAVLTRLLAVAFAAAMLLYVVRPVVLGVASRLPGPRGIGAMEGAVAQLTHENLALTQEHPERAAQLVREWLREGAPQV; this is translated from the coding sequence ATGGGCGCGCGGCTCGAGAGACTGTGGAGCCAGCTGGCGGCGTTCTTCCTCGCCCAGCCGCCGGCGCGGCGGGTGGCGATCGGCGCGGTCGGCCTGCTCTCGATGGCGGCGGTGCTCGGGCTCGCCTGGTGGGCCCAGCGGCCGCTCTACCGGCCGCTGTTCACGAACCTCTCCGAGCGCGATGCCTCGGCGATCGTCGAGGCGCTCAAGACGGAGAAGGTGCCCTTCGAGCTCGAGGACGGCGGCCGGGCGGTGCTCGTGCCCGCCGAGCACCAGTACGAGCTCCGGCTCACGCTCGCCAGCCGCGGCCTGCCCGAAGGGGGCGGGGTCGGCTTCGAGATCTTCGACAAGCAGACGCTCGGCCAGACCGACTTCCTCCAGCGGCTCAACTACCAGCGCGCGCTCCAGGGCGAGCTCGGCCGCACGATCGGCCAGCTCGGCGGCGTCGAGGCGGCGCGCGTGCACCTGGCGCTGCCCGAGCGCTCGCTGTTCGTCGCCGAGGACCGGCGGCCCTCGGCCTCGGTGGTGGTGAAGCTCGTGCAGGGGCGGACGCTGTCCGCCGCGCAGATCGACGGCATCGTGCACCTCGTGGCGGCGAGCGTCGAGGGTCTCCAGCCCGACGGCGTGACCGTGGTCGACGAGGGGGGGCGCATCCTCACGTCGGACCGGCGCGGCGCCGAGGCCGCCGGCACGTCGAACGTCCCGATCGAGATCCAGCAAACGCTCGAGCGCGGCGCCGAGGAGCGGATCGAGAGCATGCTCGGTGCGGTGGTCGGGCGCGACAAGGTGGTGGCGCGCGTTGCGGCGAGCCTCGATTTCGCCCGCGTCGAGCGGACGGAAGAGACCTACGATCCGGACCGCACCGCCATCCGCACGCAGCGGACGACGCGCGAGGAGACGATCGGCCAGAAGACGCCGGGCGGCGCGCCCGGCGTGCAGGCGAACCTCACGAACGACCCGGCGGCCACGACCGGACCCGACGGCCCCAAGTCCGAGCGGCGCGACGAGACCCAGAGCTACGAGGTGTCGAAGGTGACCTCGCGCACGATCGCGCCGGTCGGCGCCGTGAAGCAGCTGTCGGTCGCCGTGCTGATCGACGGTACCTACACCGAAGGGGAGGGCGGCAAGCGCGTGTTCACCGCGCGACCGTCGGAGGAGATCGACCGGCTCCGCGAGCTCGTGAAGAGCGCCGTCGGCATCTCGGAGAGCCGTGGCGACAAGATCGAGATCACGAGCGTGCCGTTCCAGTCGGAACCCCTGCCCGCCGGCGAAGGCGCTTTCGGTGCTGTGGGCCGCTGGGCGCCGGCCGTCCTGACGCGCCTCCTCGCCGTCGCCTTCGCGGCGGCCATGCTGCTCTACGTCGTCCGTCCCGTCGTGCTCGGCGTCGCGAGCCGGCTGCCCGGCCCGCGCGGGATCGGCGCGATGGAAGGCGCCGTCGCGCAGCTCACGCACGAGAACCTCGCCCTCACGCAGGAGCACCCCGAACGCGCCGCGCAGCTCGTCCGCGAGTGGCTCCGCGAGGGCGCCCCCCAGGTCTGA